One Clarias gariepinus isolate MV-2021 ecotype Netherlands chromosome 18, CGAR_prim_01v2, whole genome shotgun sequence genomic window carries:
- the sertad2a gene encoding SERTA domain-containing protein 2, translating into MSCTGLKRTLEPEDEDEPETQPKMAAIWLESSTAYSRQRQTVLQLSLQKLCHVPSLGRRVLITNTLRLIQEEISHQGVPRLSPPEEEEDTGVKYPQHQALEVSLTPAWVLEQDGDPESSLADIDPTGISTSELEMDRLGRDAPAHSVCLESFSSPCPGFLPDLSLDDFLFSDLDNFLCEFNPCALNLTPSPASQSKVVSMVTDDLVRSLTNQPFKTDLNELEHIMEVLVGS; encoded by the coding sequence ATGTCGTGCACGGGTCTGAAACGAACGCTGGAGCCGGAGGACGAGGACGAGCCCGAGACGCAGCCCAAGATGGCGGCCATATGGTTGGAGTCTTCCACGGCGTACTCGCGGCAGAGGCAGACGGTCCTGCAGCTCTCGCTTCAGAAGCTCTGCCACGTCCCTTCCCTGGGCCGCCGTGTCCTCATAACCAACACGCTCCGCCTCATCCAGGAGGAAATCAGCCACCAGGGGGTGCCGCGCCTCAGCCCtccagaggaggaggaggacacgGGGGTGAAATATCCGCAGCATCAGGCGCTGGAGGTCAGTCTGACCCCGGCATGGGTTCTCGAGCAGGACGGAGACCCAGAGTCCTCGTTAGCAGACATCGACCCGACGGGAATCTCGACTTCGGAGCTGGAAATGGACAGACTCGGCAGGGACGCACCTGCGCATTCCGTCTGCCTCGAGTCGTTCTCGTCGCCCTGCCCGGGGTTCCTCCCCGACCTCTCGCTGGACGACTTCCTCTTCTCGGACTTGGACAACTTCCTGTGCGAGTTCAACCCTTGCGCTCTGAACCTGACCCCCAGCCCTGCCTCGCAGTCGAAGGTCGTCTCCATGGTGACAGACGACCTCGTGAGGAGCCTGACGAACCAGCCGTTCAAGACGGACCTGAACGAACTTGAGCACATCATGGAGGTGCTGGTCGGATCATGA
- the aftpha gene encoding aftiphilin a — MEPDVLHMYSSSPPPLEDGADEDDDEFSDFSGVPNSVSFSEFETPTTFNQLQALNATSPPELIGNGRVVALNRPVMANGSQGDVPACRTVSVEELKKVAERPRGPYTNFSDFPGNTRTGCDAVDCNGGGSEVLTNGFANFDTEGTPPLRRIHRETGSSGGRLDDATPSDIDEDFADFAAFSNADVPGHIDGDANWENSNHDARLAQDNQPQSEENHKASLAGGAVDNDKDDCVTGFTLCAKATDHLSNGDRGFHAEPIDRHNDRANQDSNTTEFVSTERISQKGVTQDALEVKEKTDNRVSPVSVDERGSSGEPTEEKGSGNDTETETETETSFGRPLSTEALEEFGDFSTTGSVPSPPLQEETTTPADHSQLVEDDDEDFGDFGDFGDASSFGGAGFADFDQQGAAPRSAPAQPVNADMACADEDEFGDFDTHGRPEGDRERTEGAGFPGSDSFADFTSAPVGGAADDGGGWQAFGESNEEAGESWAAFGQDQGKTFEDENDNHWHESRAVPAAPPTDGDEERRKDRVTESLVSRLEKLFVASFIEISLPRVEEDVPPLKAFLEPCEGSEKNVKQPAPVSGGVQGVWLQLQDIHNAFGLRYQWGGSHSNKALLCSLGIDTRNILFTGQKKQPVIVPMYAASLGMLEPTKEPVKPVSAAEMIASIAQSPSVATEMSACPTDAAQESLPPVQFDWSSSGLTNPLDASGGSSLLNLDFFGPVDESPTSSATSIPGVDPELYELTQAKLDVSAGGSRVVDAFARLMSTVEKTNTSTRRAQTQKEENLSEEARRVISTLPDLSFMQAKVLMFPSTLTPLPPSSCPSTSPSPVPD; from the exons ATGGAGCCAGACGTCCTCCACATGTACTCGTCCTCTCCCCCGCCTTTGGAAGACGGCGCCGACGAGGACGACGACGAGTTCAGCGACTTCTCCGGCGTCCCCAACAGCGTCAGCTTCTCTGAATTCGAGACGCCCACCACATTCAACCAGCTGCAGGCACTGAATGCGACGTCGCCGCCGGAGTTGATCGGTAACGGCCGGGTCGTCGCGCTGAACAGACCAGTAATGGCGAACGGAAGCCAGGGCGACGTCCCTGCTTGTAGGACTGTTAGTGTGGAGGAACTGAAAAAGGTCGCGGAGCGTCCTCGTGGGCCTTACACAAACTTTTCAGATTTTCCGGGAAATACCAGGACTGGTTGCGATGCCGTGGACTGCAATGGAGGGGGCAGCGAAGTTCTCACGAATGGCTTCGCAAATTTTGACACAGAGGGAACTCCTCCCTTACGGCGTATACACAGGGAAACGGGGTCCTCGGGGGGTCGGCTCGATGACGCGACCCCCAGCGACATCGATGAGGACTTTGCAGATTTTGCTGCTTTTTCAAATGCTGACGTTCCCGGTCACATCGACGGCGATGCAAACTGGGAGAATTCAAACCACGACGCGAGACTAGCACAAGACAACCAACCACAAAGCGAGGAAAATCACAAAGCTAGCTTAGCTGGCGGAGCGGTGGACAATGACAAGGACGATTGTGTTACAGGGTTTACCTTGTGTGCAAAGGCTACAGATCACCTTAGCAACGGGGACAGGGGTTTCCATGCGGAACCAATAGATCGACACAATGACCGCGCAAATCAGGACTCGAATACTACAGAGTTTGTTAGCACAGAGCGGATATCACAGAAGGGCGTCACCCAGGACGCCTTGGAG GTCAAGGAAAAGACGGATAACAGGGTGTCACCCGTCTCCGTGGACGAGCGAGGTAGCAGTGGCGAGCCGACGGAGGAGAAGGGGTCCGGGAACGACACAGAAACAGAGACCGAAACGGAGACCTCTTTCGGTCGACCGCTGTCCACGGAGGCGCTGGAGGAATTTGGGGATTTTAGCACGACGGGTTCGGTACCTTCGCCTCCGCTCCAGGAGGAGACCACCACTCCTGCTGACCACAGCCAGCTGGTCGAGGACGACGACGAGGACTTTGgagattttggcgactttgggGATGCGAGCTCTTTTGGAGGCGCTGGCTTCGCTGATTTCGACCAGCAGGGGGCGGCACCGCGCTCTGCACCTGCGCAGCCCGTCAATGCTGACATGGCGTGCGCCGACGAGGACGAGTTCGGGGACTTCGATACGCACGGGCGACCGGAAGGGGATCGGGAGAGGACGGAGGGCGCGGGGTTTCCGGGGAGCGACAGTTTTGCGGACTTTACTTCTGCACCTGTCGGTGGAGCTGCAGACGATGGCGGTGGATGGCAGGCGTTCGGCGAGTCGAACGAGGAAGCGGGGGAATCGTGGGCAGCATTCGGTCAGGACCAGGGCAAGACCTTCGAGGATGAGAACGACAACCACTGGCACGAAAGCCGAGCTGTTCCAGCTGCGCCCCCTACTGACGGTGATGAAGAGCGCAGGAAAGACCGCGTTACG GAATCTCTTGTCAGCCGGTTAGAGAAGCTGTTCGTGGCCAGTTTTATTGAGATCTCCTTGCCTCGCGTAGAAGAGGACGTTCCCCCTCTTAAAGCCTTCCTAGAGCCGTGTGAAGgatcagaaaaaaatgtgaagCAGCCAGCGCCAGTCAGCGG AGGGGTGCAGGGTGTGTGGCTGCAGCTGCAGGACATCCACAACGCCTTTGGTCTGAGGTACCAGTGGGGCGGATCACACAGTAACAAAGCTCTCCTCTGCTCGCTCGGCATCGACACGCGGAACATC CTGTTCACAGGTCAGAAGAAGCAACCTGTTATCGTGCCCATGTACGCTGCCAGTCTG gGAATGCTGGAACCCACTAAAGAGCCTGTGAAGCCCGTCTCTGCTGCTGAGATGATCGCCTCCATAGCTCAGTCTCCCTCTGTCGCCACGGAGATGAGCGCCTGCCCCACTGATGCAGCTCAG GAGTCGCTTCCACCGGTGCAGTTCGACTGGAGTAGCAGTGGCCTTACAAACCCCCTGGATG CGAGTGGAGGTTCGTCTCTGCTGAATCTGGACTTTTTCGGCCCGGTGGACGAGTCGCCTACGAGCTCCGCCACCTCCATACCAG gcgtgGACCCGGAGCTGTATGAGCTGACCCAGGCGAAGCTGGACGTGAGCGCAGGCGGGAGCAGAGTGGTGGACGCCTTCGCCCGCCTGATGTCCACCGTTGAGAAGACCAACACGTCCACCag gcgGGCGCAGACGCAGAAGGAGGAGAATCTGAGCGAGGAGGCCCGGCGCGTCATCTCCACCCTGCCTGATCTGTCCTTCATGCAGGCCAAAGTGCTGATGTTCCCCTCCACGCTCACTCCTCTCCCTCCGTCCTCCTGTCCCTCCACGTCTCCGTCTCCTGTCCCagactga